One genomic region from Vannielia litorea encodes:
- the hisB gene encoding imidazoleglycerol-phosphate dehydratase HisB, producing the protein MRTASVTRETAETAITVEIDLDGTGSYDNATGVGFFDHMLDQLARHALIDLKVSAKGDLHIDDHHTVEDVGITLGKALTEAMGDKRGITRYGACLLPMDDALVRAALDLSGRPFLVWNVDFPTQKIGTFDNELVREFFQAFATHGGITLHVDALHGFNSHHIAEAAFKAAARALRDALEADPRKADAIPSTKGTL; encoded by the coding sequence ATGCGCACAGCCAGCGTCACCCGTGAAACCGCGGAAACCGCGATCACCGTCGAGATCGACCTCGACGGAACCGGCAGCTACGACAACGCCACTGGCGTCGGTTTCTTCGACCACATGCTTGATCAACTGGCCCGCCACGCCCTGATCGACCTTAAGGTCTCGGCCAAAGGCGACCTGCACATCGACGATCACCACACCGTCGAGGACGTAGGCATCACGCTGGGCAAAGCGCTGACCGAAGCGATGGGCGACAAGCGCGGCATCACCCGTTATGGCGCGTGCCTGCTGCCGATGGACGATGCGCTCGTTCGGGCCGCACTCGATCTTTCGGGCCGCCCCTTCCTTGTGTGGAACGTCGACTTCCCCACCCAGAAGATCGGCACCTTCGATAATGAACTGGTGCGCGAGTTCTTTCAGGCCTTCGCGACCCACGGCGGGATCACGCTGCACGTCGATGCGCTGCACGGCTTCAACAGCCACCACATCGCCGAGGCCGCCTTCAAGGCAGCGGCGCGGGCCCTGCGGGATGCGCTGGAGGCCGACCCGCGCAAGGCTGATGCGATCCCCTCGACCAAGGGCACGCTCTGA
- a CDS encoding YigZ family protein gives MTVCENVLTDRGSKYAVSGGPADSKADVQALLKELKRNKKFAKATHNTWALLLPDGPLKGDDGEAGAGMVIVRMLERAGLENHLVIVTRWFGGTHLGGDRFRRVQDCVTHYLDQMEG, from the coding sequence CTGACCGTTTGCGAGAACGTCCTTACCGACCGGGGGTCGAAATACGCCGTCTCCGGCGGCCCGGCAGACTCCAAGGCTGATGTTCAGGCCCTTCTGAAAGAGCTGAAGCGCAACAAGAAATTCGCCAAGGCGACCCACAACACATGGGCGCTCCTTTTGCCGGACGGCCCGCTGAAGGGCGATGACGGCGAGGCGGGCGCGGGCATGGTGATCGTGCGGATGCTGGAGCGCGCCGGGCTCGAGAACCATCTGGTGATCGTCACCCGCTGGTTTGGCGGCACCCACCTCGGCGGCGACCGCTTTCGCCGGGTGCAGGATTGCGTTACCCATTATCTCGACCAGATGGAGGGTTAG
- a CDS encoding HlyU family transcriptional regulator — MSLFSKLFGGKSQPAGPEPVDHKGFSITPCPEKAPGGFRIGAMIEKDGQSHHMIRADVIADETDAVEASLRKACQMIDEQGERLF; from the coding sequence ATGTCTCTCTTTTCAAAACTCTTCGGCGGCAAGAGCCAGCCCGCCGGCCCCGAGCCGGTCGATCACAAGGGCTTTTCCATCACGCCTTGCCCCGAGAAGGCGCCCGGCGGCTTTCGGATTGGCGCGATGATCGAGAAGGATGGCCAAAGCCACCACATGATCCGCGCCGATGTCATCGCCGATGAGACCGACGCGGTGGAGGCCAGCCTGCGCAAGGCCTGCCAGATGATCGACGAACAGGGCGAGCGGCTGTTCTGA
- a CDS encoding YmdB family metallophosphoesterase, producing the protein MRILFLGDVMGRAGRTAVAERLPGLREAWRLDFVVVNGENATSGAGLSGAHAKALLEAGTDVITLGDHAFDQKDMLSFIGSEPRVLRPINFAKDAPGKGFRVYDAPGGRKVLVAQVLGQVFMKRCFDDPFSAIEPVLKSHVPGGLVQASLIDMHCEATSEKMGMGHFCDGRASVVVGTHTHVPTGDAQLLPKGTAFQADAGMCGDYNSVIGMEPDEPMRRFVTGMAKGRFQPAMGEATLCGLYVETDDRTGKAKRVVQVRQGGRLEQSGP; encoded by the coding sequence ATGCGTATACTCTTTCTTGGCGATGTAATGGGGCGCGCGGGCCGGACGGCGGTGGCCGAGCGGCTCCCGGGCCTGCGCGAGGCGTGGCGGCTCGATTTTGTGGTGGTCAACGGCGAGAACGCGACCTCGGGGGCCGGTCTCTCGGGTGCGCATGCCAAGGCGCTGCTGGAGGCCGGGACCGATGTGATCACCCTCGGCGACCATGCCTTCGACCAGAAAGACATGCTCAGTTTCATAGGCTCGGAGCCACGGGTGCTGCGGCCGATCAACTTTGCCAAGGACGCGCCGGGCAAGGGCTTCCGGGTCTATGACGCGCCGGGCGGGCGCAAGGTGCTGGTGGCGCAGGTGCTGGGGCAGGTCTTCATGAAGCGCTGCTTTGACGATCCGTTCTCGGCGATCGAGCCGGTGCTGAAGTCGCACGTGCCCGGCGGGCTGGTGCAGGCCTCGCTGATCGACATGCATTGCGAGGCCACCTCGGAGAAAATGGGGATGGGCCATTTTTGCGATGGCCGCGCGAGCGTGGTGGTCGGCACCCACACCCATGTCCCAACGGGCGATGCCCAGCTGCTACCGAAAGGCACGGCATTTCAGGCCGATGCGGGCATGTGCGGCGATTACAACTCGGTCATCGGGATGGAGCCCGACGAGCCGATGCGCCGGTTCGTGACGGGCATGGCGAAGGGGCGGTTTCAGCCCGCGATGGGAGAGGCCACGCTCTGTGGCCTCTACGTGGAGACCGACGACCGCACCGGAAAGGCAAAGCGCGTGGTGCAGGTTCGGCAGGGCGGGCGGCTGGAGCAGTCGGGGCCGTAG
- a CDS encoding ion transporter, whose product MTFRERLGAFLDRGDVQSAITGVIVLNAIVLGLETSPEVMSRVGSLVVIIDTICLAIFVVEIAARLCARGWSFFRGGWNLFDLAVVAVALVPSGHGFSVLRALRVLRVLRVISVAPRLRRVVEAFLTALPGMASVFLLMALLFYVGAVIATTLFGAAFPDWFGDMGTSAYTLFQIMTLESWSMGIVRPVMEVYPWAWAFFVPFIMVTTFAVVNLIVGLVVNSMQTAHEEESVAATDAYRETVLARLEAIEKRLAERN is encoded by the coding sequence ATGACTTTCCGTGAGCGCCTCGGCGCCTTCCTCGACCGCGGCGACGTTCAAAGTGCCATAACCGGGGTGATTGTGCTCAACGCCATCGTACTCGGCCTTGAAACCTCGCCCGAAGTGATGAGCCGTGTGGGCAGCCTCGTTGTCATCATCGACACGATCTGCCTTGCGATCTTCGTCGTCGAAATCGCAGCGCGGCTCTGCGCGCGGGGGTGGTCGTTTTTCCGCGGTGGATGGAACCTGTTCGATCTGGCGGTGGTGGCGGTAGCGCTGGTGCCGTCGGGCCACGGTTTCTCGGTACTGCGCGCCCTGCGGGTGCTCCGGGTGCTGCGGGTGATCTCTGTCGCGCCACGGCTGCGTCGCGTGGTGGAGGCCTTTCTGACCGCATTGCCGGGCATGGCCAGCGTGTTCCTGCTGATGGCGCTGCTGTTCTATGTGGGCGCGGTCATTGCCACCACGCTCTTCGGCGCCGCCTTCCCCGACTGGTTCGGCGACATGGGCACCTCGGCCTACACGCTGTTTCAGATCATGACGCTAGAAAGCTGGTCGATGGGCATCGTCCGTCCGGTGATGGAGGTCTATCCTTGGGCCTGGGCCTTCTTCGTGCCCTTTATCATGGTCACCACCTTCGCTGTGGTGAACCTGATCGTTGGCCTCGTCGTCAACTCCATGCAGACCGCCCATGAAGAGGAGAGCGTGGCCGCAACCGATGCCTACCGCGAGACGGTTTTGGCCCGCCTCGAGGCGATCGAAAAACGGCTGGCGGAGCGCAACTAA
- a CDS encoding 5-formyltetrahydrofolate cyclo-ligase, with translation MSLAEEKKAARAAALARRAEAHVQWSGHAAGHLSEILAGYRGVPLAGYMAMRDEIDPLPALEEAAAHGPVGLPTITAPATPLVFRLWEPGAEMVAARFGTSEPTGEVMRPEILVVPLVSFTRAGARLGYGGGFYDRTLELLRRDGPVLAIGFAYSAQEAEFLPQEPTDAPLDMIVTEAGVLTF, from the coding sequence GTGAGCCTCGCGGAAGAGAAAAAGGCCGCCCGGGCGGCTGCCCTCGCGCGGAGGGCCGAGGCCCATGTGCAGTGGTCCGGTCATGCGGCGGGGCATCTGTCGGAGATATTGGCAGGCTATCGCGGCGTGCCGCTCGCGGGCTACATGGCGATGCGCGACGAGATCGACCCACTGCCCGCGCTGGAAGAGGCCGCCGCACATGGGCCGGTGGGGCTGCCCACCATCACCGCGCCCGCAACGCCGCTGGTGTTCCGGCTCTGGGAGCCGGGGGCAGAGATGGTCGCGGCGCGGTTTGGCACCTCGGAGCCGACCGGGGAGGTGATGCGGCCTGAGATTCTCGTGGTTCCGTTGGTCTCCTTCACCCGCGCGGGTGCGCGGCTGGGCTACGGCGGTGGGTTCTACGACCGGACGCTCGAACTGCTCCGCCGCGACGGCCCGGTGCTTGCCATCGGCTTTGCCTACTCTGCCCAAGAAGCGGAGTTTTTGCCGCAAGAACCGACAGATGCGCCGCTTGACATGATCGTGACCGAAGCCGGTGTGCTGACTTTCTGA
- the mgtE gene encoding magnesium transporter codes for MSREPITDAEEDERPEPLPEEREEQEYGLQTPFVQAVLEATFNDDTGTLSELLDPLHAADIADLLEQIGEGPRRELILLWGENVDGEILSELDETIREEVIGALSPEALTEAVRELDSDDVVDLVEDLEEEQQEAILEALPAADRIAVEEALSWPEESAGRLMQREVVRAPEHWDVGQMIDFMRAEGQELPEQFYHVILIDPKMHPVGYVALGRILASPRSTLLSDITEDSFRTVPVDQDEGEVAYAFNQYHLISVPVVDHSDRLVGVITIDDAMSVLDLEAEEDLLRLAGVGDESRVTDSVWETTKLRFPWLAVNLVTAILASLVIDQFEAVIAQLVALAVLMPIVASMGGNAGTQSLTVAVRAIATKDLTGSNVWRVIRREAAVGLVNGLAFAVLMGLVGWFWFDTAMLGAVLALAMIINLLVAGLAGILVPVLLDKFDIDPALASGAFVTTVTDVVGFFAFLGLAAVMLL; via the coding sequence ATGAGCCGAGAGCCGATCACCGACGCCGAGGAGGACGAGCGCCCCGAGCCTCTCCCCGAGGAGCGCGAAGAGCAGGAATACGGCCTGCAAACGCCCTTCGTGCAGGCGGTGCTGGAGGCGACCTTCAACGATGACACCGGCACGCTCTCGGAGCTGCTAGACCCTCTCCATGCCGCCGACATCGCCGACCTTCTGGAACAGATCGGGGAGGGTCCGCGGCGCGAACTGATCCTGCTGTGGGGCGAGAACGTCGATGGCGAGATCCTCTCGGAACTTGACGAAACCATCCGCGAAGAGGTGATCGGCGCTCTCTCGCCCGAGGCGCTGACAGAGGCGGTGCGGGAGCTCGACTCCGATGATGTGGTCGACCTCGTGGAAGACCTCGAGGAAGAGCAGCAGGAAGCAATTCTGGAGGCGCTGCCTGCCGCCGACCGGATCGCGGTGGAAGAGGCGCTCTCATGGCCCGAGGAATCTGCCGGCCGCCTGATGCAGCGCGAGGTGGTGCGCGCGCCGGAGCATTGGGACGTGGGCCAGATGATCGATTTCATGCGGGCCGAGGGGCAGGAGCTGCCCGAGCAGTTCTACCACGTCATCCTGATCGACCCGAAGATGCACCCGGTGGGCTATGTCGCACTGGGCCGCATCCTTGCCAGCCCGCGTTCAACCCTGCTGAGTGATATCACCGAAGACAGCTTTCGCACCGTGCCGGTGGATCAGGACGAGGGCGAGGTGGCCTATGCCTTCAACCAGTATCACCTGATCTCGGTGCCTGTGGTCGACCATTCCGACCGGCTCGTGGGGGTGATCACAATCGACGACGCCATGTCGGTGCTCGACCTCGAGGCCGAGGAAGACCTGCTGCGCCTTGCTGGTGTGGGCGATGAAAGCCGGGTGACGGACTCGGTGTGGGAGACCACAAAGCTGCGCTTTCCGTGGCTGGCAGTGAACCTCGTGACCGCGATCCTCGCCTCACTGGTGATCGACCAGTTCGAGGCGGTCATCGCGCAATTGGTGGCGCTGGCGGTGCTCATGCCCATCGTCGCCTCGATGGGCGGCAATGCGGGCACGCAATCGCTCACCGTGGCGGTGCGGGCCATCGCCACCAAGGACCTTACCGGCTCAAACGTCTGGCGTGTGATCCGGCGGGAGGCGGCGGTGGGCCTCGTCAACGGGCTCGCCTTTGCGGTGCTGATGGGGCTTGTGGGCTGGTTCTGGTTCGACACCGCCATGCTCGGCGCGGTGCTGGCGCTGGCGATGATCATCAACCTGCTGGTGGCCGGGCTTGCGGGCATCCTCGTGCCGGTGCTGCTCGACAAGTTCGATATCGACCCTGCGCTGGCCTCCGGCGCCTTCGTGACCACGGTGACCGATGTGGTGGGCTTCTTCGCCTTCCTCGGTCTGGCGGCGGTGATGCTGCTGTGA
- the guaD gene encoding guanine deaminase gives MSAPASPDAASGAAAETLLLGQILDFTADPFSSPPEDSARHLSRGGIVLRGGRITEIGPAARLIESHASARRVDYGAALLLPGFVDAHAHYPQTGIIASWGKRLIDWLEGYTFPEESRFGDALYAATIAGRYLDLAIANGTTTIASFCTSHPESVTAFFQAAQARGMAVVGGKVAMDRNAPDALKDTPERAYDESKALLQRWHKQGRARYAITPRFTPTSTEAQLEAMGALWAEHPDCAMQTHLSEQVEEIAWVKELCPDAEDYLATYEKHRLIGPGALFGHAIHLTDRERARLAESGSAVVHCPTSNTFIGSGVFDAAGLVAGGVEVGLATDTGGGSSFSMLRTMGAAYEISQLNGAVLHPAHLLWLATTGSAKALRMEAEVGTLAPGSAADIIALDLASTPAIAQRAARARDIWEALFPTMMMGDDRAVKAVWVNGVSRR, from the coding sequence ATGTCTGCTCCCGCCTCCCCCGACGCCGCCTCCGGTGCGGCTGCCGAGACCCTCCTGCTCGGGCAGATCCTTGATTTTACCGCTGACCCTTTCTCGAGCCCGCCCGAGGACTCCGCCCGCCACCTGAGCCGCGGCGGCATCGTCCTGCGCGGCGGTCGGATTACCGAGATCGGCCCGGCCGCCCGGCTGATCGAGAGCCACGCCTCCGCCCGACGGGTGGACTATGGCGCGGCCCTGCTCCTGCCCGGCTTCGTCGATGCCCATGCCCACTATCCCCAGACCGGCATCATCGCCTCATGGGGCAAACGGCTGATCGACTGGCTCGAGGGCTACACCTTTCCGGAAGAGAGCCGCTTTGGCGATGCGCTCTATGCGGCTACCATCGCGGGGCGCTACCTCGACCTCGCGATTGCCAACGGCACCACCACCATTGCCAGCTTCTGCACCTCGCACCCCGAAAGCGTGACGGCCTTCTTTCAGGCCGCCCAGGCGCGCGGCATGGCAGTGGTGGGCGGCAAGGTGGCGATGGACCGCAACGCCCCCGATGCGCTGAAAGACACCCCCGAGCGCGCTTATGACGAGAGCAAGGCGCTGCTGCAACGCTGGCACAAGCAGGGCCGCGCACGCTACGCCATCACGCCTCGGTTCACCCCCACCTCCACCGAGGCCCAGCTTGAGGCGATGGGCGCCCTCTGGGCCGAGCACCCGGACTGTGCCATGCAGACCCATCTCTCCGAACAGGTCGAGGAAATCGCTTGGGTGAAGGAGCTCTGCCCCGATGCCGAGGATTACCTCGCCACCTACGAGAAGCACCGGCTAATCGGCCCCGGCGCGCTCTTTGGCCACGCCATCCACCTGACAGACCGCGAGCGGGCACGGCTGGCGGAGAGCGGCTCGGCGGTGGTGCATTGCCCGACCTCCAACACCTTCATCGGCTCCGGCGTCTTCGATGCCGCCGGGTTGGTTGCGGGCGGTGTGGAGGTTGGGCTGGCCACCGACACCGGGGGCGGCTCTTCCTTTTCGATGCTGCGAACGATGGGCGCGGCCTATGAGATCAGCCAGCTCAACGGCGCGGTGCTGCACCCCGCCCACCTGCTCTGGCTCGCCACCACCGGCTCCGCCAAGGCGCTGAGAATGGAGGCCGAGGTGGGCACGCTCGCGCCCGGATCGGCCGCAGACATCATCGCGCTTGATCTTGCCTCGACCCCGGCCATTGCCCAACGTGCCGCCCGCGCCCGCGACATCTGGGAGGCGCTCTTTCCGACAATGATGATGGGGGATGACCGGGCGGTGAAGGCCGTTTGGGTCAACGGAGTCAGCCGCCGCTGA
- a CDS encoding CAP domain-containing protein, translating to MKRLATALAVLILAGTANAKVPDRASSPAPLLVASDLTAEFGAALNAYRASKGRAPLVAAPGLVKAAADHANDMARKGYFSHKGRDGSSSRSRMKRRGCSGTTAENIAGGYPSVSALMKGWRGSKAHDKNMLLRDVRFFGIGKAGDKWVLNLASNC from the coding sequence ATGAAACGTTTAGCGACCGCTCTTGCCGTTCTGATCCTTGCGGGGACGGCGAACGCCAAGGTGCCAGATCGTGCCTCTTCGCCCGCGCCGCTTCTGGTGGCAAGTGATCTGACCGCAGAGTTCGGCGCGGCGCTCAACGCCTATCGCGCCTCCAAGGGCCGTGCGCCGCTGGTCGCTGCGCCGGGTTTGGTGAAGGCCGCGGCGGATCACGCCAACGACATGGCGCGCAAGGGCTATTTCTCGCACAAGGGGCGGGATGGCAGCTCTTCGCGGAGCCGGATGAAGCGGCGCGGTTGCTCGGGCACGACGGCGGAGAATATCGCCGGCGGTTACCCTTCAGTCAGCGCTCTGATGAAGGGCTGGCGCGGCTCCAAGGCGCACGACAAGAACATGCTTTTGCGCGATGTCAGGTTTTTTGGCATCGGCAAGGCGGGCGACAAGTGGGTGCTCAACCTCGCTTCCAATTGCTGA